From one Thermatribacter velox genomic stretch:
- a CDS encoding carbohydrate ABC transporter permease — protein sequence MKRTKHYVKLPSYVVLIVAILFFIFPIYWAVATSFKEAKLAFSESPVWLFKTRFENYKVVIFERNLPRFLINSVIVTLLSTLLTLALGVCVGYSIAIRKIKGGNQIASWILSLRMVPPIVTAVPIYLIARRLNLLDTHLVLILVYAFMNLPVASWLIKSYFEDIPLELEEAAIVDGCTYSQALVKIILPLASPGIAATGVICAIFAWNEFLYANILTGNVANTAPVALTAYATPVGILWGEIFAAGSLIMLPVIVAGLALQRYLVRGLTLGALKE from the coding sequence GTGAAAAGGACTAAGCATTACGTGAAATTGCCTTCATATGTTGTTCTTATTGTAGCTATTCTGTTTTTTATATTCCCGATATATTGGGCTGTTGCGACTTCATTTAAGGAAGCGAAACTGGCTTTTTCGGAATCGCCAGTGTGGTTATTTAAAACTCGCTTTGAAAATTACAAGGTAGTTATTTTTGAAAGAAATCTTCCCAGGTTTCTGATAAACAGTGTGATAGTTACTCTACTATCTACTCTTTTGACCTTAGCCTTGGGAGTATGTGTAGGTTACTCCATTGCTATACGCAAGATTAAAGGAGGTAACCAAATAGCTTCTTGGATTCTTTCCTTGAGAATGGTTCCTCCTATTGTTACAGCCGTACCTATTTATCTGATAGCAAGAAGACTTAATCTTTTGGATACTCACCTTGTGTTGATATTGGTTTACGCTTTTATGAATTTACCAGTTGCATCTTGGTTAATCAAGAGCTATTTCGAGGATATACCCCTAGAGCTTGAGGAAGCAGCTATAGTTGATGGTTGTACTTACTCGCAAGCTCTCGTTAAAATTATTCTGCCTTTAGCCTCTCCAGGAATAGCTGCTACTGGTGTAATTTGTGCTATTTTTGCCTGGAACGAATTTCTATATGCAAACATCCTTACTGGTAACGTTGCCAATACTGCTCCAGTAGCCCTGACTGCTTATGCTACCCCTGTAGGCATACTGTGGGGGGAGATATTTGCAGCAGGATCTCTTATAATGCTCCCAGTGATAGTAGCAGGCTTGGCTCTCCAGCGATATCTTGTGAGAGGCCTAACACTTGGAGCACTAAAAGAATAG
- a CDS encoding LacI family DNA-binding transcriptional regulator: MLNNRYDVSQETRKRILAIIEELGYAPNHLARSLRMGQTKTIGVVISDVSNPFFGSVISGIENILREEGYCVLLYNANEDAQREEEVFKVLLERRVDGVIITPVDESNFSALLSLLQKANIPCVFLARYAKNIPVSYVIADDLLGSFLATEHLLKKGHKRILYLGGPPFLTTSQERIQGYKKALEQYGLPSDENLIKPSRAKMEDGYKIVKEALFQKLEFTAIASFNDYLAFGALRALRENGLSVPRDVAVVGYDDVEFASISWVPLTTVRMPKYELGVEAAKILLSHIRGEAESIKKVVLKPKLIVRSST; encoded by the coding sequence GTGCTTAATAATCGGTACGATGTTAGCCAGGAAACCAGAAAAAGAATTTTAGCAATCATTGAAGAGTTAGGATACGCTCCAAACCATCTCGCAAGAAGTTTACGGATGGGACAAACAAAAACGATTGGAGTTGTCATTTCTGACGTGAGTAACCCCTTCTTTGGTTCGGTTATTAGTGGTATAGAAAACATTCTACGAGAGGAAGGGTACTGTGTGCTCCTTTATAATGCTAACGAAGATGCCCAACGAGAAGAAGAGGTTTTTAAAGTTCTTTTGGAACGTAGGGTAGATGGCGTTATAATTACTCCTGTTGACGAAAGCAATTTCTCTGCTCTTCTCTCGCTTCTCCAGAAAGCGAACATACCATGCGTTTTTTTAGCTCGTTACGCTAAAAATATTCCTGTCAGCTATGTTATAGCTGACGATCTTCTCGGTAGTTTCCTTGCTACCGAACATCTTCTCAAGAAGGGACATAAACGAATTCTTTACCTTGGTGGTCCACCCTTTCTCACAACTTCGCAAGAACGAATCCAAGGATACAAAAAGGCCCTTGAACAATATGGTCTTCCATCGGACGAAAATCTTATAAAACCTTCAAGAGCTAAGATGGAAGATGGCTATAAAATTGTTAAGGAAGCTCTTTTTCAGAAACTCGAATTCACGGCTATTGCTTCTTTTAACGACTATCTTGCTTTTGGCGCTCTTCGTGCTCTCCGCGAAAACGGACTTAGTGTTCCCCGTGATGTAGCTGTGGTGGGTTACGACGACGTTGAATTTGCTTCTATATCTTGGGTTCCTCTGACTACTGTACGAATGCCAAAGTATGAGCTTGGCGTTGAAGCAGCAAAAATCCTTCTGTCGCATATTCGAGGAGAAGCTGAATCGATTAAAAAAGTAGTATTAAAACCAAAACTAATCGTGAGGAGTTCGACTTAA
- a CDS encoding DDE-type integrase/transposase/recombinase, with translation MEKCGCAARTRKRYRVTTDSTHSFKKVPNLLNQKFQTEKPDIIWCSDITYIPTQEGWLYLSVIMDLYSRKIIGWEDNGKLNQDLTLCALRKAIERTKPPAPFLHHSDQGI, from the coding sequence ATGGAAAAGTGTGGCTGTGCGGCCAGGACCAGAAAACGATACCGGGTTACCACAGATTCAACCCATTCCTTCAAGAAAGTTCCCAACTTGTTGAACCAGAAATTCCAGACTGAAAAACCAGATATCATCTGGTGCTCTGATATCACCTATATCCCCACTCAGGAAGGATGGCTCTATCTCTCGGTGATCATGGATCTTTACTCCCGGAAAATCATTGGTTGGGAAGACAATGGGAAATTGAACCAGGATCTCACTCTCTGTGCCCTGAGGAAAGCCATTGAGAGAACAAAACCACCTGCTCCTTTCCTTCACCACTCTGATCAGGGAATCTAA
- a CDS encoding TIM barrel protein translates to MFKFAYNTLVYWGEPIEKSIERLAKFGYDGVEFVGEPSMYDTQILRQLLERFGLEAAGICSIYTLERDLASPKEEVRKNALMYLKSVIKMASELGTGVVVDVVPSACMKTVSEAPRNKEIEWVVPAIQEAADYAAELGVRLAIEAWNRYETYFLNRCEQVLDLVHRINRPNVGVWLDTFHMNIEESSIPDAIRLAGKELFYLHIADSNRAAPGRGHIDFKPIIEALKDIGYTGYLSMELLPAAADPFSVLKAGGAEEFYDQYTKESIRYLKSLL, encoded by the coding sequence ATGTTCAAATTTGCTTACAACACATTAGTTTATTGGGGTGAACCAATCGAAAAAAGCATTGAACGCCTAGCAAAATTTGGTTATGACGGCGTGGAATTTGTTGGAGAACCGTCGATGTATGATACTCAGATTCTTCGTCAATTACTTGAAAGGTTTGGACTAGAGGCAGCGGGTATATGCAGTATTTACACTCTCGAACGGGATTTAGCAAGTCCTAAGGAAGAAGTTAGAAAAAATGCACTCATGTATTTGAAGAGTGTTATCAAAATGGCTTCTGAACTTGGTACTGGTGTCGTCGTGGACGTTGTGCCTTCTGCGTGTATGAAAACCGTTTCTGAAGCACCGAGGAACAAAGAAATAGAGTGGGTTGTACCAGCAATTCAGGAGGCAGCTGATTACGCTGCGGAGCTAGGGGTCCGATTAGCAATCGAGGCATGGAATCGCTACGAAACGTATTTTCTTAATCGTTGCGAACAAGTGCTGGATCTGGTGCACAGAATTAACAGACCTAATGTTGGAGTTTGGCTTGACACTTTTCACATGAACATCGAAGAGAGTTCTATACCTGATGCAATTCGGCTTGCTGGAAAAGAGTTGTTTTATCTTCATATTGCTGACAGTAACAGAGCGGCTCCAGGGAGAGGGCATATTGATTTCAAACCCATAATCGAAGCGTTGAAAGATATTGGTTATACAGGATACCTCTCCATGGAGTTGTTGCCGGCAGCAGCTGATCCATTCAGCGTGTTAAAAGCTGGTGGTGCAGAGGAATTTTATGATCAATATACTAAGGAAAGTATTAGGTATTTGAAATCCCTTCTTTGA
- a CDS encoding sugar phosphate isomerase/epimerase family protein, with product MKFGISTFVWVSPFRTEAFGVLEKVASFGFDVIEIAFEDPNLIDVKQLKDTVKRIGLEVATCGVFGANRDLTSDDPDIRENAKRYIRTCLDYASELESPIFCGPAYSAVGKTHLSEEEQKKKEWKLAVEGLQELGEYARRRGVTIALEQLNRFETSFINTAADLVRLIREVGCPAVKGHLDTFHMNIEEKHLGEAIRTVGKDLAHFHACENDRGTPGSGHIEWKEVKEALQDIGYDGYVVIESFSTEVKEIARAACIWRPLEKDVDTLAIKGLAFLKNLLEK from the coding sequence GTGAAATTTGGTATTAGCACTTTTGTTTGGGTTTCACCTTTCAGAACGGAAGCTTTTGGTGTTTTAGAGAAGGTAGCTTCTTTTGGATTTGATGTTATAGAAATTGCTTTCGAAGATCCTAACCTTATAGATGTAAAGCAACTAAAAGACACAGTAAAGAGAATTGGATTAGAAGTAGCCACATGTGGTGTTTTTGGAGCTAATCGGGATCTTACTAGTGATGACCCAGATATAAGAGAAAACGCAAAGCGATACATAAGAACATGCCTTGATTATGCAAGTGAGTTAGAGTCTCCCATTTTTTGTGGTCCAGCCTATTCGGCAGTGGGCAAAACGCATCTCTCCGAGGAAGAGCAAAAGAAAAAGGAGTGGAAGCTAGCGGTCGAAGGACTACAAGAACTCGGCGAATACGCCCGACGTCGTGGAGTGACAATTGCACTGGAACAGCTAAACCGGTTCGAGACAAGTTTCATAAATACAGCTGCCGACCTTGTTCGACTTATTAGGGAAGTTGGGTGTCCTGCGGTTAAGGGGCATCTCGATACCTTCCATATGAACATTGAAGAAAAACATCTTGGAGAAGCCATAAGGACCGTTGGCAAGGATCTTGCTCACTTCCATGCTTGTGAGAACGACCGTGGCACACCAGGTAGTGGCCATATAGAGTGGAAAGAAGTAAAAGAAGCCTTACAGGACATTGGATATGACGGTTATGTAGTTATTGAGAGTTTCTCCACCGAGGTAAAAGAAATAGCTAGAGCTGCCTGTATCTGGCGACCCTT
- a CDS encoding ISNCY family transposase — MNEVRYLMSQKQLNRYIVLSKLIEGQVTTKEAAERLGLSERQVKRLRKGVREEGPAFLIHKNTGCKPVHAIPDALVKRIIELRKSENYQNANFLHFQELLKEHESIEISYKALYGILTRAGFKSPKKRRKGKAHHRRKRRAQEGLLIQMDATPFAWFGTDQNYTLHGAIDDATGKILGLYLARKECLQGYFEVVRRILGNHGIPASIYSDRHSIFHSPKTARIPLKEQLAGKEAPRTQFGRAMNELGITLIPARSPQAKGRIERLWDTLQGRLPVELKIAGIADLRKANQFFMYYIPAFNARFAVSSAVSETAFTSLKEGLVIDHILCCKQTRTVDNSGVFSFKGQHFQVTSQGGVVSIPPKSRVEGLVSPAFGIRVQYQNAIYEAIPCIQAKRRKTSISCKEKRTYHPPEDHCYKYGRKLWPKLSFAESDAEILQMLEEIFLKNYA; from the coding sequence ATGAACGAGGTGCGATATCTTATGTCTCAAAAACAACTTAATCGATATATCGTGCTTTCCAAACTCATTGAAGGTCAGGTGACCACCAAAGAAGCTGCAGAAAGGTTAGGCCTGAGTGAACGCCAGGTAAAAAGACTGAGGAAAGGAGTGCGTGAAGAAGGTCCAGCATTTCTCATCCACAAAAACACTGGCTGCAAACCTGTGCATGCCATTCCAGATGCCTTGGTGAAGAGAATAATTGAACTCAGAAAAAGTGAAAATTACCAGAACGCTAATTTCCTTCACTTCCAGGAACTCTTAAAAGAGCATGAGAGCATTGAAATCAGCTACAAGGCTCTCTATGGTATCTTAACCAGGGCTGGTTTCAAAAGCCCTAAGAAACGACGTAAAGGGAAAGCCCACCATAGGCGCAAGCGCAGAGCTCAAGAAGGGCTGCTCATTCAAATGGATGCCACCCCCTTTGCCTGGTTTGGCACTGACCAGAACTACACTTTGCATGGTGCTATTGATGATGCAACTGGTAAGATTCTTGGCCTTTATCTTGCCAGGAAGGAGTGTCTGCAGGGCTACTTTGAGGTGGTAAGGCGGATACTTGGAAACCATGGTATTCCAGCCAGTATTTACTCCGATCGACACAGCATTTTCCATTCCCCAAAGACTGCTCGGATTCCCCTTAAAGAACAACTGGCTGGCAAAGAAGCTCCCAGGACCCAGTTTGGACGAGCCATGAATGAACTGGGTATTACCCTTATCCCTGCCCGCTCCCCTCAGGCTAAAGGACGCATTGAAAGGCTGTGGGATACCCTACAAGGCAGACTCCCGGTGGAATTGAAGATAGCTGGGATTGCGGATCTTCGCAAGGCAAACCAGTTCTTCATGTATTACATTCCTGCCTTCAATGCCAGGTTTGCAGTGAGCTCGGCAGTTTCAGAAACTGCTTTTACTTCTCTTAAGGAAGGTTTGGTTATTGACCATATTCTGTGCTGTAAACAAACAAGAACTGTCGACAACAGTGGAGTGTTTTCTTTTAAAGGCCAGCACTTCCAGGTGACTTCTCAGGGAGGTGTTGTTTCTATACCACCAAAATCACGAGTTGAGGGTCTGGTAAGTCCTGCTTTTGGGATACGGGTTCAGTACCAGAATGCCATCTATGAAGCTATTCCCTGCATTCAAGCAAAAAGAAGAAAGACCTCCATCTCCTGTAAAGAGAAAAGAACTTATCATCCACCTGAAGATCACTGCTACAAGTACGGGCGCAAACTATGGCCTAAGCTGAGCTTTGCAGAAAGTGATGCTGAAATCCTGCAAATGCTCGAAGAGATATTCCTGAAAAATTATGCTTAA
- a CDS encoding sugar ABC transporter substrate-binding protein, whose protein sequence is MKMKSLLGFSVLILVITVFTFSVWAEKVVLNGIFLGASWGVAAQKLAEEYEKLTGVKVNIELIGRDAIYEKLALEFASRASRYDIFNIDYNWLPQFAGAGHLKSIDEYITPQTELEDFLPKALEITCKWGGKLYGLPQTVHPHLLWYRKDLFENPEYKAEFKEKYGYELMPPQTMQQWRDVAEFFNGRDTNGDGNPDLYGWAAQAAKGYGNVHTWLTFVYCFGGDVFDWETMEPTLTTPEVIEATKFWADMLQFCPPGIHEYTFAEVAKDAAVGRIATALHWSWSSWEVDDPNTSTTLGLWEFAQVPKQVESAPHLAAWSIVVSAYSKHPEEAFKFIEWLENKDNDVRQTLMGGGDPVRISSYSDPRILEAKVEGTDIPRFRRLPEVLKAMETTRPRPLIPQEEQWEIVVSQYLSAIQLGQMSVEEALEVANAQVRMMMERSGYYKQ, encoded by the coding sequence ATGAAAATGAAAAGTCTATTAGGGTTCAGTGTGTTGATTTTAGTGATTACGGTTTTTACTTTTTCGGTGTGGGCTGAAAAAGTTGTTTTAAATGGTATATTTTTGGGTGCGAGCTGGGGCGTAGCAGCTCAGAAACTCGCAGAAGAATACGAAAAACTTACGGGCGTTAAGGTAAATATAGAACTTATTGGTCGCGATGCAATTTACGAAAAGCTAGCGTTAGAGTTTGCTTCCCGGGCATCCCGCTATGACATCTTCAACATCGATTACAACTGGTTACCCCAATTTGCTGGAGCAGGGCACTTAAAATCAATTGATGAGTACATAACTCCTCAAACGGAATTGGAAGATTTTCTCCCTAAAGCACTCGAAATAACCTGTAAATGGGGTGGCAAGCTCTATGGTCTCCCCCAAACAGTGCATCCTCACTTGTTGTGGTATCGAAAGGATCTTTTCGAAAATCCAGAATACAAAGCTGAATTCAAGGAAAAATACGGTTATGAATTAATGCCTCCGCAAACGATGCAACAGTGGCGTGACGTAGCTGAGTTTTTCAATGGTAGAGACACAAATGGTGATGGAAATCCCGATTTGTATGGCTGGGCTGCGCAAGCGGCAAAGGGATATGGTAATGTACACACTTGGTTAACATTTGTCTATTGTTTTGGCGGAGACGTCTTTGACTGGGAAACAATGGAGCCCACACTTACGACTCCCGAAGTTATCGAGGCTACTAAGTTTTGGGCTGATATGTTGCAGTTTTGTCCTCCTGGAATACATGAATACACATTTGCTGAAGTAGCTAAAGACGCAGCGGTGGGAAGGATAGCAACTGCTCTTCACTGGTCTTGGTCGAGCTGGGAAGTTGACGATCCTAACACTTCGACAACTTTAGGCTTATGGGAGTTTGCTCAAGTACCTAAGCAAGTTGAAAGTGCCCCACACTTAGCCGCTTGGTCCATTGTTGTATCTGCCTATTCTAAACATCCCGAGGAAGCTTTTAAGTTCATCGAATGGCTTGAGAATAAGGATAACGACGTTAGACAAACACTTATGGGCGGTGGAGATCCAGTTCGAATCTCAAGCTATAGCGATCCAAGAATTTTAGAAGCAAAAGTTGAAGGAACAGACATCCCCAGGTTCCGTAGGCTTCCCGAGGTTTTAAAAGCAATGGAAACTACAAGACCCCGTCCGCTGATCCCTCAAGAGGAGCAGTGGGAAATCGTTGTGTCGCAATACCTAAGCGCTATTCAGCTTGGTCAAATGTCTGTTGAAGAAGCACTTGAAGTAGCAAACGCTCAGGTTAGGATGATGATGGAAAGGTCTGGTTATTATAAACAATAG
- a CDS encoding carbohydrate ABC transporter permease, whose protein sequence is MKLIKPSSKRKLKMLPYYFLLPPIIFLAVIVVYPLIFSLKLALFDWNLINLREREFVGLGNFLRLITDGSFWNSVRVTFTYAALATSIEFFLGLLLALIASQELKGIRFLRTLLLVPMMVAPLVVGLMWRYLLNANYGVINYFIKHFLRIIPPEWLSHPSWALPTLIFVDVWQWTPFMFIILLAGIQSLPKYPSEAAQIDGAKGYQILWHITLPLLRPVILVALLLRLIDSFRVYDLVYSMTRGGPINKTETLSWYIYQVGFKFFDFGYAAALSWVMLGITMVMCSQLFRVISRGTKEQ, encoded by the coding sequence GTGAAATTGATAAAGCCAAGCTCTAAAAGAAAGCTAAAAATGCTACCTTATTATTTCCTTTTGCCCCCAATAATCTTTCTTGCTGTTATAGTAGTATATCCTTTAATTTTTTCTCTAAAGCTTGCACTTTTTGACTGGAATCTTATAAATCTACGGGAAAGAGAGTTTGTAGGTCTTGGAAATTTCTTGCGCCTCATAACAGATGGTTCTTTCTGGAACTCTGTTCGAGTTACCTTCACTTATGCAGCCTTAGCTACAAGCATAGAGTTTTTTCTCGGCTTATTACTTGCTCTTATTGCATCTCAAGAATTGAAGGGAATTAGGTTTTTAAGAACCCTACTCTTGGTGCCCATGATGGTAGCACCTCTCGTTGTAGGATTAATGTGGAGATACCTTCTAAACGCTAACTATGGGGTAATTAACTATTTTATTAAGCATTTCCTCAGAATTATCCCCCCTGAGTGGTTATCGCACCCTTCTTGGGCCCTACCAACTCTGATATTTGTTGATGTTTGGCAATGGACCCCTTTCATGTTTATCATTTTACTAGCAGGTATCCAGTCTCTTCCCAAATATCCAAGTGAAGCCGCCCAAATTGATGGAGCGAAAGGTTACCAAATATTGTGGCATATAACTCTCCCTTTGTTACGTCCAGTTATTTTAGTTGCGCTGCTGCTAAGGTTGATCGACTCCTTCAGAGTTTATGATCTTGTTTACTCTATGACGCGAGGTGGACCTATAAACAAAACTGAAACTTTGAGTTGGTATATTTATCAAGTTGGATTTAAATTTTTCGATTTCGGTTATGCTGCAGCTCTCTCGTGGGTAATGCTTGGCATAACTATGGTGATGTGTTCTCAACTTTTTAGAGTTATTAGCCGTGGAACGAAAGAACAATAG
- a CDS encoding Gfo/Idh/MocA family protein, with protein sequence MLNDVKEKMRLLQVGVGGWGYSWASLVKQSPFWEAVGYVDISTESLNLAAQTYGMDTKRCFTDIQIALRELDFDAVLIVTPPETHYELVLKCLEEGKHVLVEKPLSNNIDKAVEMARKSEKCKKKLMVSQNYRFKRAVRTVKHVLESGLTGKPESLFVYFLKSPNFGVSNFRSRMENPLLMDMAIHHFDQMRYLLGCNPLRVWARSYNPSWSWFKGDAVADVIIEFEGDIQVSYHGSWVARGYETTWDGNWKIECALGGINWANNEVVFVPREIFNSVFNPGMFERDGKMVVELVPMEYEDRAYSLFEFYQAITLDRDPETSGKDNLYTLALTFGAIKSAQVGGWVYIDEIMAQK encoded by the coding sequence ATGTTGAATGATGTAAAGGAAAAGATGCGGCTTTTACAAGTAGGCGTTGGTGGATGGGGTTACAGTTGGGCCTCTTTAGTTAAGCAGTCCCCTTTTTGGGAAGCTGTGGGATATGTAGATATTTCTACAGAGAGTTTAAATCTAGCTGCACAAACCTATGGAATGGACACAAAAAGATGTTTTACTGATATTCAAATCGCTTTAAGAGAGCTTGATTTTGACGCAGTCTTGATAGTTACTCCACCCGAAACTCACTATGAACTAGTACTTAAGTGTCTAGAAGAAGGAAAGCATGTGCTAGTAGAAAAGCCCCTTTCTAATAATATCGACAAAGCCGTGGAAATGGCTCGAAAATCTGAAAAATGCAAAAAAAAACTGATGGTAAGCCAAAATTATCGTTTTAAAAGAGCCGTTCGTACTGTGAAGCACGTTTTAGAGAGTGGTCTCACGGGCAAACCAGAGAGTCTTTTTGTTTATTTCCTAAAATCCCCCAATTTTGGGGTTTCCAATTTTCGTTCGAGAATGGAGAATCCCTTGTTAATGGACATGGCAATCCATCACTTTGATCAAATGCGATATTTGCTTGGATGTAACCCCCTTAGAGTATGGGCTAGGAGTTATAACCCATCTTGGAGTTGGTTTAAAGGAGATGCAGTAGCAGATGTGATAATTGAGTTTGAGGGGGATATTCAAGTTTCTTACCATGGGAGTTGGGTTGCACGGGGCTATGAAACTACGTGGGATGGAAACTGGAAAATCGAATGTGCTCTGGGAGGAATTAACTGGGCAAATAACGAAGTTGTTTTTGTTCCGAGGGAGATATTCAACAGCGTTTTTAATCCTGGGATGTTTGAAAGGGACGGCAAGATGGTGGTAGAGTTGGTTCCAATGGAATATGAAGATAGAGCCTATTCTCTTTTCGAGTTCTATCAAGCAATTACTTTGGACAGGGATCCAGAAACAAGTGGCAAAGATAATCTATACACCTTAGCGCTTACGTTTGGAGCAATTAAATCCGCTCAGGTTGGAGGTTGGGTTTACATAGACGAAATTATGGCACAAAAATAA
- a CDS encoding transposase — MENGKSIKRQYDREFKSEILRLIKEEGHSVAQVARDFGIRDSLIYKWRKALREEPQEPLPGKGNLRKEEVYVRQLEKDLKRGLPKNGVS, encoded by the coding sequence ATGGAAAATGGAAAAAGTATAAAAAGGCAGTACGATCGGGAATTCAAGTCAGAGATTCTCCGTCTCATCAAAGAGGAAGGTCACTCCGTAGCTCAGGTTGCCAGGGATTTTGGTATCCGAGATAGTCTCATATATAAATGGAGGAAGGCCTTACGTGAAGAACCTCAGGAACCTTTGCCTGGAAAAGGGAATCTCAGAAAAGAAGAGGTCTATGTCCGCCAGCTGGAGAAAGACTTAAAAAGAGGATTACCGAAGAACGGGGTATCTTAA
- a CDS encoding zinc-binding dehydrogenase, giving the protein MRGLKFLGNRQSILQDFPTPKAKDAWLVVKVCSCALCGSDLNTRYRPDNSVAYKGNTSIPGHEISGEVVEVDKSAVFKVGDRVSIYPLITCGTCTYCKNKLWKLCPNKQIIGYDLDGGCAEYVTVPEWSCVGIPPEVSYDEAALLWDPVGAPYGAIERLRVNKRDVVAVFGVGPMGLGAVNICHLLGATTVAIDVIDKRLELAKKLGADYVLNSKACDITKELEKITKGQGVDVFLECTGKEEVLHQIFSLARTGARCGLIGELGVVNRIDVSEEILHKDLTIVGSWMYDLEGFFKLISLLKKGLNVLELVTHRFPLEKAVEAWALFDKGETGKVIINP; this is encoded by the coding sequence ATGCGAGGTTTAAAGTTTCTTGGTAATAGGCAATCTATTCTTCAGGATTTTCCCACGCCAAAGGCTAAAGACGCTTGGTTGGTAGTTAAAGTTTGTTCTTGCGCCCTTTGCGGAAGCGATTTAAACACAAGATATCGACCGGACAACTCAGTAGCATATAAAGGAAACACCTCAATTCCGGGACACGAAATAAGTGGTGAAGTAGTAGAAGTAGATAAATCTGCAGTTTTTAAAGTAGGCGATCGAGTTTCAATTTATCCCCTGATTACTTGTGGCACATGTACTTACTGCAAAAACAAACTTTGGAAGCTTTGTCCAAATAAACAAATAATCGGATACGATTTGGACGGTGGTTGTGCTGAGTATGTCACCGTCCCAGAATGGTCTTGTGTAGGCATTCCTCCGGAAGTAAGCTATGACGAAGCTGCTTTGCTTTGGGATCCAGTTGGTGCTCCATATGGAGCTATCGAACGCCTCAGAGTAAATAAACGTGATGTAGTAGCAGTATTTGGGGTAGGACCTATGGGCTTAGGAGCTGTAAACATATGCCACCTTTTAGGTGCAACCACTGTCGCTATCGACGTTATTGACAAACGCCTAGAATTGGCCAAAAAACTTGGAGCAGACTACGTTCTTAACTCAAAGGCTTGTGATATAACCAAGGAACTCGAAAAGATAACCAAAGGACAAGGGGTCGATGTCTTTCTAGAGTGTACTGGAAAAGAAGAAGTGTTGCATCAGATATTTTCCTTGGCTCGTACTGGCGCTCGTTGTGGGCTTATTGGGGAACTTGGAGTGGTTAATAGAATAGATGTAAGCGAAGAAATACTTCACAAAGACTTAACTATAGTTGGAAGTTGGATGTATGATTTGGAAGGATTCTTTAAGCTCATAAGCCTTCTGAAAAAGGGGTTAAATGTTCTTGAGCTTGTAACGCATCGATTCCCTTTGGAAAAAGCTGTAGAGGCATGGGCTCTATTTGATAAAGGAGAAACGGGGAAAGTTATTATTAACCCGTAA